A single genomic interval of Coccidioides posadasii str. Silveira chromosome 1, complete sequence harbors:
- the RRG9 gene encoding Required for respiratory growth protein 9 mitochondrial (EggNog:ENOG410PR35~COG:O): MFGITSRPYHRWSSFAQALRILQSGTTLALELDHSSLFFSKRNITSCCHHTKPASHTPTSSNSIWTPSPLAESRLRSGYSLKPAHTNRVVTRRYASTTPKDSQPDPQAKTVSKRPAKKMEQWRLQKEALKKKFQEGWAPPKRLSPDAIEGVRELHQQNPQKFSTAVLAEHFKMSPEAIRRILKSKWRPSGKEMEKRRERWERRETRIWDHMSELGLRPLRKRPSSPASDKSSDAETRNRQP, from the coding sequence ATGTTTGGTATTACAAGCCGTCCTTACCATCGCTGGTCATCATTTGCACAAGCCCTTAGAATACTGCAAAGTGGTACGACCCTAGCCCTCGAGCTCGACCACTCCTCGTTATTTTTCTCCAAAAGAAATATTACCAGCTGCTGCCACCATACTAAACCCGCTTCGCATACGCCCACTTCGTCAAACTCAATATGGACACCCTCCCCGCTGGCGGAATCTCGCTTGAGGTCCGGCTATTCCCTCAAGCCTGCGCACACAAACCGTGTCGTGACCCGGCGGTATGCCTCTACAACACCAAAGGACTCTCAACCCGATCCCCAGGCGAAGACGGTCTCAAAACGGCCCGCTAAAAAGATGGAGCAGTGGCGTTTGCAGAAGGAAGCTCTGAAAAAGAAGTTCCAGGAAGGTTGGGCTCCACCGAAACGCCTTTCACCTGATGCTATTGAGGGAGTAAGAGAGCTTCACCAGCAAAATCCCCAGAAGTTTAGCACTGCTGTCTTGGCAGAGCATTTTAAAATGTCACCAGAAGCAATCCGCCGGATCTTGAAGAGCAAATGGCGTCCGTCCGGGAAGGAGATGGAGAAGAGGCGAGAGAGATGGGAGAGACGGGAAACACGTATATGGGACCATATGTCTGAGCTTGGTTTGCGGCCTCTGAGGAAAAGACCATCCAGCCCTGCTTCAGATAAGTCTTCGGACGCAGAGACACGAAATCGACAGCCGTGA
- a CDS encoding uncharacterized protein (EggNog:ENOG410PGWE~COG:U~BUSCO:1973at33183), translating to MLSDIQVFVRWKDQAIFAGENVECTITFKHVTPGDSGADGKGSQKHYRGGSRPINVIENGAHYSPARSLNPFSFNSNSRRPASLGQRAWNGAEKGHRPSASLSSPLPFSNSFPPSAATGASNGRPSGHGHRRSVSIISLEQPDLNPERKSIPSPFSPRLAKGHARSASFQVPTRRNDVFGNGTQSAPRSPLPQVSSVNSPSSLSLPSVGGEGGPSRVPSRSPTSNPSRRPHRSRQKRGDSFPMDFKFPQAPPSRDETENSGSAMSSSSRINEDGPSSDLFPSSPVPNVRPKRSPEPPGHLTPAIKILSNSIVDGSTRSSGEFYSLSNNSTETLESEYVIPPMSQPRLPLRHRRHYSNLDSLPGSQISQSQRLLMGYAQVSASFTVDGSLVNQSIFEEVKRNAVMGTQGHRDASSKMEKPRQGFWGNLGLAGVSDSISGLLSGGELNGLREMRGVSSSQSIPLLSTPQSLLFVDLGLGPGEEKSFSFSFTLPKGLPATYKGKAMNFSYNLIIGTQRTANAKDVQRVHRINIPFRVLSGVDGQGSVLGHDLMRPYVLLRDEARVRKVEVSSPLPAKPKSISTKQWTSASEFLSYVDEILGTQPRRGSFNSITSPPEALPSQESADRAFSCKDTIDMAILRSNQSCASGQSTNRFEISRNGRRIAVVVLNRPAHRLGETVVATIDFSNAALPCYCLRGSLETYEKVNPTIALRSSTSITRATRKVHATCFDNTLFSTKVAFMPSIPVSATPTLITSGVNLEWQLRFEFVTCGLHHEEDAGVSGINLLEIVERDDRGAVFAALENVLCQSFEVSIPLTVYGDTIHEPESEELQGYPI from the exons ATGTTGtcagatattcaagtatttgTGCGGTGGAAAGATCAAGCTATTTTCGCTGGCGAGAATGTCGAATGCACAATAACCTTTAAGCACGTCACTCCTGGTGATTCGGGAGCTGATGGTAAAGGTTCACAGAAGCATTATAGGGGTGGATCTCGGCCAATAAACGTGATTGAAAATGGAGCCCATTACTCTCCTGCAAGATCTCTGAACCCTTTCTCGTTTAATAGTAACAGTCGTCGGCCTGCATCTCTTGGACAGAGAGCGTGGAATGGCGCCGAAAAAGGGCATCGCCCATCGGCATCACTGAGCTCCCCACTCCCATTTAGCAACAGCTTTCCACCGAGTGCTGCTACTGGTGCTAGCAATGGAAGACCCTCCGGACACGGCCACAGGAGATCAGTCTCCATTATCTCCTTGGAGCAGCCGGATTTAAACCCTGAGCGGAAGTCGATTCCAAGCCCCTTTAGCCCTAGACTGGCAAAGGGACATGCTCGGTCGGCGAGTTTTCAAGTTCCCACGAGAAGGAATGATGTTTTTGGCAACGGAACACAGTCCG CACCGCGTTCTCCGCTCCCGCAAGTCTCGTCAGTTAATTCACCTTCCAGTTTGTCTCTACCGTCTGTCGGAGGCGAAGGAGGCCCTTCTCGAGTTCCCAGTCGTTCTCCCACTTCGAACCCGAGTCGTCGCCCTCATCGATCCCGACAAAAGCGTGGAGATTCATTCCCGATGGATTTTAAGTTCCCCCAGGCTCCGCCATCGCGAGATGAGACCGAAAATAGTGGTTCAGCGATGTCAAGCAGTTCCCGAATTAACGAAGATGGCCCAAGCTCTGACTTATTCCCTTCCTCACCGGTTCCAAATGTCCGACCAAAGAGGTCCCCTGAGCCACCGGGACACCTGACCCCAGCAATAAAAATTCTATCCAATTCTATTGTCGATGGGAGTACCAGAAGTAGTGGCGAATTCTATTCGTTGAGTAATAACTCGACTGAAACCCTAGAGTCCGAGTATGTAATACCACCGATGAGCCAGCCGCGGCTTCCCCTCCGCCATAGAAGGCATTACTCCAATCTAGATTCTTTGCCAGGGAGCCAAATCTCGCAATCTCAGAGATTGCTCATGGGCTATGCCCAAGTCAGCGCTTCCTTTACCGTTGATGGATCCTTGGTGAACCAATCTATCTTTGAGGAAGTTAAACGTAACGCGGTCATGGGTACCCAAGGACATAGGGATGCATCCTCGAAAATGGAGAAGCCACGACAAGGATTCTGGGGAAACCTAGGACTGGCAGGTGTTAGTGACTCCATCAGCGGCTTATTATCAGGCGGAGAGTTGAATGGTCTACGCGAAATGAGAGGTGTATCCTCTTCTCAGTCTATTCCGTTGCTGTCTACCCCGCAATCACTCCTTTTCGTGGATTTGGGTTTAGGCCCTGGAGAGGAGAagtccttttctttttcatttaCTTTACCAAAAGGTTTACCTGCGACCTACAAGGGTAAAGCTATGAATTTCTCATACAATCTTATTATCGGCACACAACGAACTGCCAATGCGAAAGATGTTCAGCGGGTCCATCGTATAAACATTCCATTCCGTGTTCTTAGCGGCGTAGATG GCCAAGGATCTGTATTAGGCCATGACCTTATGCGTCCATATGTCTTACTAAGAGACGAAGCGCGCGTGCGAAAGGTTGAGGTTAGCTCCCCGCTTCCGGCAAAGCCAAAGAGTATCAGCACCAAACAATGGACATCAGCATCAGAATTTTTATCTTACGTTGACGAAATCCTGGGGACGCAGCCCCGCCGCGGGTCGTTTAATTCTATAACAAGCCCTCCAGAAGCCCTCCCCAGTCAGGAATCCGCTGACAGGGCGTTCTCTTGTAAAGATACTATTGATATGGCAATTCTACGGAGTAACCAATCCTGCGCATCAGGGCAAAGCACAAACCGTTTCGAAATATCGCGCAACGGTCGACGTATTGCTGTGGTTGTATTGAATCGGCCAGCTCACCGCCTTGGAGAAACAGTCGTGGCGACAATTGATTTTTCCAACGCTGCACTCCCTTGCTACTGTCTTCGCGGCTCACTAGAGACTTACGAGAAAGTGAACCCAACGATTGCTCTCCGCTCCAGTACGAGCATTACGAGAGCGACTCGAAAGGTCCACGCTACCTGCTTTGATAACACTTTATTCTCCACAAAGGTTGCATTTATGCCCTCGATTCCAGTCTCAGCGACACCAACGCTCATAACGTCCGGAGTCAACCTAGAGTGGCAGCTTCGCTTTGAATTTGTGACGTGTGGATTGCACCACGAGGAAGATGCTGGGGTTTCCGGGATAAATCTGCTTGAAATAGTAGAACGAGATGATAGAGGAGCTGTGTTTGCTGCGTTAGAGAATGTGCTGTGTCAGTCTTTCGAGGTCTCCATTCCCTTGACTGTGTATGGAGACACTATCCACGAGCCTGAGAGTGAGGAATTACAAGGGTATCCGATATAG
- the MOB1 gene encoding Mitotic exit network component (EggNog:ENOG410PK5C~COG:D~BUSCO:12589at33183): MTSFIPTVNARSRGPFKPRTANKGTTNYQLRQFAEATLGSGSLRKAVKLPEGEDVNEWLAVNLVDFYNQINLLYGAITEFCSPQTCPEMKATDEFEYLWQDSENYKRPTKMSAPEYVEHLMSWVQSNIDNEQMFPSRIGVPFPKTFPSLLRQLFKRLYRVYAHIYCHHYPVIVHLGLEPHLNTSFKHYVLFIDEHNLASGKDFWGPLGDLVDSMLRSD; this comes from the exons ATGACATCCTTTATTCCCACAGT TAATGCACGTTCAAGAGGACCGTTTAAGCCCCGGACTGCGAACAAGGGAACAACAAACTATCAGTTGAGGCAGTTTGCAGAGGCTACATTGGGAAGTGGAAGTTTGCGAAAGGCCGTGAAATTACCCGAAGGCGAAGATGTAAATGAATGGTTGGCTGTGAACT TGGTCGATTTCTACAACCAGATCAATTTACTATATGGAGCGATCACAGAGTTTTGTTCTCCGCAGACATGTCCGGAGATGAAAGCCACAGACGA ATTCGAATATTTGTGGCAAGATTCTGAGAACTACAAGCGGCCAACCAAAATGTCCGCCCCGGAATATGTTGAACACTTGATGTCTTGGGTTCAGAGCAACATCGACAACGAACAGATGTTTCCAAGCCGAATTG GTGTTCCATTTCCAAAGACCTTCCCGAGTCTTTTGCGACAGCTCTTCAAGCGCTTGTATCGGGTGTATGCACACATATACTGCCATCATTACCCAGTGATTGTTCATCTCGGGCTGGAGCCGCATCTGAACACGAGTTTCAAACATTACGTTCTTTTCATTGATGAACATAATCTAGCAAGTGGGAAGGATTTCTGGGGCCCATTGGGAGACCTGGTGGACAGTATGCTGCGCAGCGATTAG
- the ATP5 gene encoding ATP synthase F0 subcomplex subunit OSCP atp5 (EggNog:ENOG410PNEN~COG:C~BUSCO:13366at33183), translating to MLSSRVVQASLRASAQQFSRRAAINGVRTYAAPAQDSKPPVALFGVDGTYANALYTASAKTSSLEQTSKALASLGEVFKKDAKLTSILNAPTLSQADKAQIIAELQKVAGGAGKGDILKNFLNTLAENNRLGLLQGVCEKFATLMGAYRGEIELIITSAQKLDQKTLQRLENAVAKSEYSQGKKLKVVTKINSDVVGGLIVEIGDRTIDLSVSSKMAKLNKALTDAL from the exons ATGTTGTCCTCCCGCGTTGTCCAGGCGAGCCTCCGCGCCTCCGCCCAACAGTTCTCCCGCAGAGCCGCTATCAACGGCGTCCGAACCTATGCCGCGCCCGCTCAGGATTCCAAGCCCCCAGTCGCACTGTTCGGCGTCGATGGAACATACGCCAATGCTTTG TATACTGCCTCCGCCAAAACCTCCAGCCTTGAGCAGACCTCCAAAGCCCTCGCTAGCCTTGGTGAAGTCTTCAAGAAGGACGCCAAGCTTACCagcattctgaatgctcccACTCTGTCGCAGGCCGATAAGGCACAGATCATTGCCGAATTGCAGAAGGTCGCCGGTGGTGCGGGCAAGggagatatcttgaagaatttCTTGAACACATTGGCAGAGAACAACCGCTTGGGATTGTTGCAGGGCGTTTGCGAGAAGTTTGCTACGCTGATGGGCGCGTATCGGGGGGAGATTGAGTTGATCATTACCAGCGCTCAG AAACTCGACCAGAAGACCCTCCAGCGTCTTGAGAACGCTGTCGCCAAGTCTGAATACAGCCAAGGCAAGAAACTCAAGGTTGTCACCAAG ATCAACTCCGATGTCGTTGGTGGACTCATCGTTGAGATCGGTGACCGGACCATCGACCTCAGCGTGTCTTCCAAGATGGCCAAGCTCAACAAAGCTCTCACTGATGCTCTGTAA
- a CDS encoding uncharacterized protein (EggNog:ENOG410PYHK): MSDIEEEWKPKGRPQSTMAQALADTLDSVFMLNSDVDTLSHKIHQKKQTITIQNWELEALHARIREAEERLKKQETMAKASSSDAQDNKDNPYAERSTFEQDESASSPISQSCRSEGGFTDASTAPSTTYNEDHPNDDGRTIRNVGLNKHNPERQNDR, from the exons ATGTCTGATATAGAGGAGGAATGGAAGCCCAAAGGGCGCCCTCAATC CACCATGGCGCAAGCCCTCGCAGACACTCTCGACAGTGTCTTCATGTTGAACTCGGATGTCGACACCCTCTCACATAAAATCCACCAGAA GAAACAAACCATCACCATCCAAAACTGGGAGCTGGAGGCTCTTCACGCCAGAATTCGCGAAGCGGAAGAGCGACTAAAGAAGCAGGAAACCATGGCCAAAGCATCTAGCTCAGACGCCCAGGATAACAAAGATAACCCCTATGCCGAGAGATCTACATTCGAACAAGACGAGTCAGCCTCGTCACCGATTTCACAAAGTTGCCGCTCGGAGGGAGGTTTCACGGACGCGTCGACCGCCCCTTCAACGACATATAACGAAGATCACCCTAACGACGACGGTCGGACAATTCGAAACGTCGGCCTGAACAAACACAATCCAGAGAGACAGAACGATCGATAA
- a CDS encoding uncharacterized protein (EggNog:ENOG410PQHX~COG:S~BUSCO:2149at33183) — protein sequence MPSLSSYTPFESLLFFQSLAGLDKRPENFSSISDLLRTNPFIQQHAAFDINRLTPQALEELYADLVKGAGGGEISARKSPEQQLLLANGQQDGLGSPPSPKKRRLTPPGGDGESHSTVISGLVSRLYARYKELVTKEIQEEERRYRDLNSELSKIQHEKETESAALPAGAPQVEPQPKPAHLPGDVLQHHVKPPEARVDSQTSRESGNGLGIVRDLPQAIPPRPETNPPIHPTPDSNRQPVQQAVPRVVTQYRFENKTPQSMQAQHQGPPWVNTSQQPAVGIPATATNQAKKGRTPIQPNSQAPAFSGSPSSPHIAPTPAAVITPREQARQPQIISSSRSSPPKPVMQGRIIQPWSIHALPQPQQVSLYANAPQPTTQAPSTPVQGPQGLNNNDKSLNKTPQNSFNVPSKHLPSQASIGPKLAAEASNLPQSIATPSPGISRANSPAFPFGRPSLTSLLQTSSARTPWKKLGSLEIPRRPGSPMRPRPEDISPISEPELSPMDKIGLPAETPRGLEKAKTDLESPATGTRSRKTTPARRKGRSNSPLSPSTIQTRRRARSNTGRDDETESSKIKNELPTTPINDDMDIDRRTSERLTRSSLSVSDDRTRSKRKRAPTDTVSAEDGQTSPQHVLCTRNFPRTCGPVMNDIAAHKHASIFAKPLTERDAPGYKDLIYRPQDIKSIKSAIHQGSKAVAAASEALSASGAEDELSGTSKGNGLILKRTAELMPPRGIVNSSQLEKELIRMFANAVMFNPTPESTFGPAFSMPSEFASREQTQALEPEEGGILHDTLEIYEDVERAVSTWRAAERAVDDLGGKGSTSTLRGSTGDGNVEGAEDVK from the coding sequence ATGCCTTCCTTGTCGTCTTACACCCCGTTCGAGTCCcttttgttcttccagtcccTCGCTGGACTCGATAAGCGACCGGAGAACTTCTCGTCGATCTCGGATCTCCTCAGGACCAACCCGTTTATCCAGCAACATGCGGCCTTCGACATCAACCGGCTGACGCCCCAGGCCCTCGAGGAGCTGTATGCCGATCTGGTAAAGGGAGCTGGTGGAGGAGAAATATCGGCCAGGAAGAGTCCGGAACAGCAGTTGCTGCTTGCAAACGGCCAACAAGATGGGCTGGGTTCCCCGCCCAGCCCCAAGAAACGCAGGCTTACTCCGCCCGGAGGAGATGGAGAATCGCATTCTACAGTGATATCTGGTTTGGTTTCTCGTTTGTATGCGCGATACAAGGAATTGGTCACAAAGGAGATTCAGGAGGAAGAACGCAGGTACAGAGACCTGAACAGTGAGCTGAGCAAGATACAGCATGAGAAAGAGACCGAATCAGCAGCTTTACCCGCTGGTGCGCCCCAGGTCGAGCCGCAGCCAAAGCCCGCGCATCTGCCAGGTGACGTCCTGCAGCATCATGTTAAGCCGCCTGAAGCCCGTGTTGACTCTCAGACTTCCCGTGAATCTGGAAATGGACTGGGTATAGTACGTGACCTTCCCCAGGCTATACCGCCTAGACCTGAGACAAACCCTCCGATTCATCCCACACCGGATTCGAACCGCCAGCCTGTACAGCAAGCTGTTCCCAGAGTTGTCACCCAGTATCGCTTCGAGAACAAAACTCCACAATCCATGCAGGCCCAGCATCAAGGCCCGCCGTGGGTAAACACAAGTCAACAACCTGCTGTGGGCATTCCGGCTACCGCGACAAACCAAGCCAAAAAAGGGCGCACTCCCATTCAACCCAATTCACAGGCTCCGGCCTTCTCTGGTTCACCGTCCAGTCCCCACATTGCTCCAACCCCGGCCGCCGTCATAACTCCTCGAGAACAAGCACGACAGCCCCAGATCATCTCTTCTTCACGATCCTCCCCACCGAAACCTGTGATGCAAGGGAGGATCATACAGCCATGGTCCATTCACGCCCTTCCACAGCCACAGCAGGTCTCTTTGTATGCGAACGCGCCGCAACCAACTACCCAGGCTCCATCTACGCCAGTTCAGGGCCCACAGGGTTTAAACAATAACGATAAAAGCTTAAACAAAACACCCCAGAATTCGTTCAACGTACCCTCTAAGCATTTACCCAGCCAGGCTAGCATTGGCCCAAAACTCGCGGCCGAAGCAAGCAACTTACCACAGAGCATCGCTACGCCAAGTCCTGGGATTTCAAGAGCGAATTCTCCGGCTTTCCCCTTTGGTCGACCATCCCTTACCTCGTTGCTCCAGACTTCAAGTGCCCGCACACCGTGGAAGAAGTTGGGTTCGCTTGAGATTCCTCGACGCCCTGGATCTCCTATGCGACCACGACCCGAGGATATAAGCCCAATTAGTGAACCGGAACTATCTCCCATGGATAAAATAGGGTTGCCTGCTGAGACTCCTCGAGGGTTGGAAAAGGCGAAAACGGACTTGGAATCACCTGCGACAGGCACTCGAAGCAGGAAAACGACCCCAGCTCGTCGGAAAGGCCGGAGTAATAGCCCTCTATCGCCCTCGACCATACAAACTCGACGCCGCGCGCGCTCGAATACTGGCCGTGACGATGAAACTGAAAGCAGCAAGATCAAAAATGAATTACCTACCACTCCTATCAATGATGATATGGACATAGATAGACGGACTTCGGAAAGACTGACACGTTCGTCTCTGAGTGTCTCAGATGACAGGACTAGGTCAAAACGAAAACGTGCACCAACTGACACTGTCAGTGCGGAGGACGGTCAAACATCTCCGCAGCATGTTCTTTGCACCCGGAATTTCCCACGAACATGTGGGCCCGTCATGAACGATATTGCTGCCCATAAGCACGCCTCCATTTTTGCAAAGCCGTTGACCGAACGAGATGCTCCAGGATACAAGGACCTCATTTACCGCCCGCAGGATATCAAATCGATCAAGTCAGCCATCCATCAGGGAAGCAAAGCGGTCGCTGCGGCTTCAGAAGCACTCAGCGCATCCGGCGCGGAAGACGAATTGTCCGGGACTTCGAAGGGAAATGGGTTGATTCTGAAAAGGACCGCTGAACTAATGCCGCCCAGAGGAATAGTCAACTCGTCTCAGTTGGAAAAGGAATTGATTCGGATGTTCGCAAATGCTGTGATGTTTAATCCAACACCAGAAAGTACATTCGGACCCGCATTTTCCATGCCGAGCGAGTTTGCGTCTCGGGAGCAAACGCAGGCCTTGGAACCGGAGGAAGGCGGTATTCTTCACGATACATTGGAAATATATGAAGATGTTGAGAGAGCTGTGTCGACATGGCGTGCGGCGGAGAGGGCTGTTGATGATTTGGGAGGTAAAGGCAGCACTTCCACCCTGAGGGGAAGCACCGGCGACGGCAACGTAGAGGGTGCCGAGGATGTGAAATAG
- the DPH1 gene encoding Diphthamide biosynthesis protein 1 (BUSCO:241860at4751~EggNog:ENOG410PH0C~COG:J~BUSCO:7155at33183), whose product MPESLRDPEHPVANGDGRPRAPRKRFVGRRTAESQAQRDGNNNADPHTNAIQSAQPRRGPRAVNQIPAEILDNEDIKAAIALLPRNYSFEIPKTIHRIRTSGAKRVALQFPEGLLLFATTISDILTQFCPGIETLIMGDVTYGACCIDDYTARALGCDLLVHYAHSCLIPVDVTTIKTLYIFVDISIDTEHLIATLERNFPAGKTIAVVGTIQFNATLHGLKAVMEKAGFRILVPQIMPLSKGEILGCTSPQLPKDEVDILLYLGDGRFHLESAMIHNPSIPAYRYDPYSRTLSRERYDHEEMQTIRKDAIRSARSAKKWGIILGSLGRQGNPNTMALIEKHLNEQRIPFVNILLSEIFPGKLATMSDVECWVQIACPRLSIDWGYAFPRPLLTPYEALVALGIREGWETANNGIYPMDFYAKNGLGRTKPETSIPSTA is encoded by the exons ATGCCGGAGAGCCTACGAGACCCAGAGCATCCCGTCGCAAACGGCGACGGCCGTCCACGCGCCCCCAGGAAGAGATTCGTGGGCAGAAGGACGGCAGAATCTCAAGCGCAAAGAGACGGGAATAATAATGCAGACCCGCATACAAATGCTATTCAATCAG CTCAACCCCGCCGCGGACCCCGCGCGGTGAACCAGATTCCCGCCGAGATCTTAGATAACGAAGATATCAAAGCCGCCATTGCTCTCCTTCCCCGAAATTACTCCTTCGAGATTCCCAAGACTATCCACCGCATTAGAACCTCCGGCGCAAAGCGTGTCGCGCTACAGTTCCCGGAGGGGCTGCTCCTTTTCGCAACCACCATCTCAGATATCCTAACACAATTCTGCCCCGGAATCGAAACCCTGATTATGGGAGATGTTACATATGGCGCATGCTGTATTGACGACTATACTGCGAGAGCGCTAGGTTGCGATTTATTGGTCCATTATGCCCATAGCTGTTTAATTCCGGTCGATGTGACGACCATCAAGACGCTATATATCTTCGTCGACATCAGCATCGACACGGAGCACTTGATAGCCACACTGGAACGAAACTTCCCCGCTGGTAAGACCATCGCGGTGGTGGGGACCATCCAGTTCAACGCTACCCTCCACGGTCTCAAAGCGGTCATGGAGAAGGCCGGATTCCGCATCCTGGTTCCACAGATCATGCCCCTGAGCAAAGGTGAGATCCTGGGGTGTACCTCCCCACAACTTCCAAAGGACGAGGTTGATATCCTTCTATATCTTGGGGATGGCCGATTCCATCTCGAATCCGCGATGATACATAATCCTTCCATCCCCGCGTACCGTTACGACCCGTATTCGAGAACGTTAAGTCGCGAGAGATACGACCACGAGGAGATGCAAACTATCCGCAAAGACGCGATACGGTCGGCTCGATCGGCAAAGAAATGGGGAATTATCCTGGGCTCCCTTGGCCGGCAAGGCAACCCTAACACGATGGCCCTGATCGAGAAACATCTGAACGAGCAGAGGATCCCCTTTGTCAACATTTTACTGAGCGAGATATTCCCTGGAAAGCTTGCCACGATGTCCGATGTCGAATGCTGGGTTCAGATCGCCTGCCCAAGATTAAGTATTGATTGGGGCTATGCGTTTCCTCGGCCTTTACTTACACCCTATGAGGCCCTTGTCGCTCTGGGGATCCGCGAAGGTTGGGAGACAGCTAATAATGGCATCTATCCAATGGATTTTTATGCTAAAAATGGTTTGGGAAGGACAAAGCCAGAGACTTCGATTCCGTCTACTGCGTGA
- a CDS encoding uncharacterized protein (EggNog:ENOG410PPGP~COG:S~TransMembrane:1 (i179-198o)), protein MTFFTQWDIRGHCRVLCIDMPDRFLYDLQAILAGSSFEPRDPFSMHIAIFDQVVKLYDRSVWRLRDSIRRIEKNRHIAGPDFEGMNDMSRHSSHIAEVLEVTIQTLGSIQEQQPPVYEALPFVLDKTYKAQTREYVKFQLQIINNLLRRSKSNHERLKSEISAAYNMIVMQDSSAMKSIAFLTMLFLPATFVAVPIPLP, encoded by the exons ATGACCTTTTTTACACAATGGGATATCCGGGGCCACTGCAGAGTTTTATGCATCGACATGCCGGATAGGTTCCTCTATGATCTTCAGGCAATTCTTGCGGGCTCGTCTTTTGAGCCGAGAGACCCGTTCTCTATGCACATCGCCATATTTGATCAGGTCGTAAAGCTATATGATAGATCCGTGTGGCGACTGCGTGATAGCATTCGTCGTATTGAGAAA AATAGGCATATCGCCGGACCAGACTTTGAGGGAATGAATGACATGTCCAGGCACTCGAGTCATATTGCCGAGGTCCTTGAGGTAACGATACAAACATTGGGAAGCATTCAAGAGCAGCAGCCGCCTGTCTATGAAGCTCTTCCCTTTGTATTGGACAAGACATATAAAGCACAGACACGGGAGTATGTAAAGTTCCAGCTGCAAATAATTAATAATCTTCTTCGGCGCTCGAAGTCGAATCATGAAAGACTGAAAAGTGAGATTTCAGCG GCATACAATATGATTGTCATGCAGGACAGCTCAGCAATGAAGTCCATCGCATTCTTGACCATGTTGTTTTTGCCTGCTACATTCGTTGCGGTACCTATTCCCCTTCCTTAA